From one Anopheles cruzii chromosome 3, idAnoCruzAS_RS32_06, whole genome shotgun sequence genomic stretch:
- the LOC128272817 gene encoding UDP-glycosyltransferase UGT5-like, whose amino-acid sequence MKHQRRWFTLLLALLAFGWWRPTDAYQVLGLFPHPGLSHFKVFHPIMRGLAEAGHHVTVVSYFPDHDPLPNYQDFRFEGQDILTNAFSLQDFTGRTLWDNFKEFSELAAWGAASCKAALGSGAIDEVLRIHRATPYDLVVMEMFATDCLAGMAWLMRVPFVGLSSCALMPWHYDHVGLPDTPAYIPSEFSSFSEAMSLAERTENWFVTKLAQLAYGVIMESNDNRALNEKFPHTALPDVRQIVRNVSLILVNQHYTLSGARPLVPAVVEVGGVHIGSARPLPSGLQTLLDDSTGGVIVVSFGSVLKAATLPARKRQAMLEAFKGTNMSVLWKWETELEDGPANVFTQAWLPQRDVLAHRNVRLFVSHGGLLGVSEAVHCGVPIVAMPIYGDQFLNTAALVNRGLGVRMEYARIDDSSYVKRCIDEGLNGEKLVRARAVSKAYRHRPQTPLALALWSLENVIAHGGMQLERSYGADLPWFVYHSLDVMGIFVTTLLAIIVPSVWCVCKTFRTQPIS is encoded by the exons ATGAAACACCAACGTAGGTGGTTCACGCTTCTTTTAGCATTACTAGCGTTCGGGTGGTGGCGCCCAACCGATGCGTACCAGGTTCTGGGCCTGTTCCCTCACCCGGGGCTAAGCCACTTCAAAGTGTTCCACCCGATAATGCGAGGCCTAGCGGAAGCCGGTCATCATGTTACGGTCGTGAGCTACTTCCCGGACCACGATCCGCTCCCCAACTATCAAGACTTCCGATTCGAGGGACAGGACATACTGACGAACGCCTTCAGTCTGCAG GACTTCACGGGGCGCACGTTGTGGGACAATTTTAAGGAGTTTTCCGAACTGGCCGCCTGGGGTGCGGCCAGTTGTAAGGcggcgctcggctcgggcGCGATCGATGAGGTGCTTCGAATTCACCGGGCCACTCCGTACGATCTGGTGGTGATGGAAATGTTCGCCACCGACTGCCTGGCGGGCATGGCCTGGCTGATGCGTGTGCCCTTCGTAGGGCTGAGCAGTTGTGCTCTGATGCCGTGGCACTACGATCATGTCGGTCTGCCGGACACACCGGCGTACATTCCATCGGAGTTCAGTAGCTTCTCGGAAGCCATGTCACTGGCGGAACGGACAGAGAACTGGTTCGTGACCAAACTGGCGCAGCTGGCGTACGGTGTAATCATGGAATCGAACGACAACCGGGCACTGAACGAAAAGTTCCCCCACACGGCCCTGCCGGACGTGCGGCAGATCGTACGCAACGTGAGCCTTATCTTGGTCAATCAACACTACACGCTCAGCGGTGCCCGGCCACTGGTGCCCGCGGTGGTCGAAGTTGGCGGAGTGCACATCGGGAGCGCGCGGCCACTGCCAAGCGGGCTGCAAACGCTTCTGGACGACTCAACGGGCGGCGTGATAGTGGTATCGTTCGGATCCGTCCTGAAAGCAGCCACCCTGCCGGCCCGCAAGCGTCAGGCCATGCTAGAGGCGTTCAAGGGGACCAACATGAGTGTGCTGTGGAAATGGGAAACGGAACTGGAGGATGGGCCGGCGAATGTGTTCACCCAAGCGTGGCTCCCGCAACGGGATGTCCTGGCGCACCGGAACGTACGACTGTTCGTGTCCCACGGTGGTCTGCTGGGCGTATCGGAAGCGGTACACTGTGGCGTCCCGATCGTGGCGATGCCGATCTACGGCGATCAGTTTCTCAACACCGCTGCACTGGTCAACCGTGGCCTGGGAGTACGGATGGAGTATGCACGGATTGACGACAGTTCCTACGTTAAGCGGTGCATCGACGAAGGTTTAAACGGGGA GAAACTAGTGCGCGCCCGGGCCGTTTCCAAGGCGTATCGCCATCGTCCTCAGACACCGCTAGCGCTGGCCCTTTGGTCCCTGGAGAACGTTATCGCCCACGGCGGCATGCAACTGGAGCGATCGTACGGAGCCGACCTGCCGTGGTTCGTGTATCATTCGCTGGACGTGATGGGCATTTTCGTCACCACACTTCTGGCCATCATTGTGCCATCCGTGTGGTGCGTTTGTAAGACGTTCAGAACCCAACCAATCTCTTAG
- the LOC128271075 gene encoding uncharacterized protein LOC128271075 yields MFFRRVFSKNGSSSSSSAGEGAGGGAGAGHGHGHGMSVSVPTESPARYRRALNVENNHRVLSVLQLTPLWEYIIRNNELPVGLNMNELFREFLERLHDPEFQVRQHALRVLIDVIIVLRDETDVYFGPLLPPIIDNLGHPSPAVRKGALDVLKVYIAQTKLPETVMLEIMNYGMDRNPKDPLASRYIVGVMLALPSLIQPAILTAKRTFILRAVINALGGKMVQITYQEIALKILLKIKNAIGSREFYECISVAYRRDFDLLCNVYGLPNPPKSPRRDVTAGVPDSGGRELAAGGKSWKPHQVPLSPKAQRWKSGSQGDLPRATGYDPARTHADYALTRSPSGQALLRRVSLDQLDDSSKVILETEIKINKESVTMRILEAGRGDGTTGPGGHSSEESDEDNVTGSKRFGVVRVLTDSELEDSVTVKSIAAAGTPSSSSYYQPQDPLSASTDTDYVRRTPRRVRFGGEIVKMRTPDSDTFDQSDQDPGSSMGGSQSSTNSSSFLTANLPSESISSPARSTSSMPSRSSLKSASSATDRSAGAGALMRRQFSQSADTERSSASMGAMTFENDTSYVSSILTADGGTSTTEPPDTGRRTEPEMGNEHSAPASRPKSSLASRPKSARTPPPHPDPTPAPETPDNQSHQVSEPPEPPATANSVLADKIEEVKQAIQGIEDKINNVVCLKKADSADAAQQPVAAPRTPKLEPTLSLEVLLKTTDPPTDNADNFELSPSQTDPDRKDYTKELNIDIPSEEKLQNTPPPAKTDPPTTPPRLAVRSGIPRLHTMPSPKTMRKAQEGATATPKLLTPDEPRGRSRLRTRSATSTALKPPRSVYISPSSLSPAPHSGIEIMHNLLRSPSTSPHRTRRKSSGGGKSIDALTLSDNNNNQLALELGPEGRNDKCISVNEDDIFDVFGKTIATQTSDADELPPTFVPFSRAPSWMTLKADGTGGTTESLDVRNGNLGSPARNVSSPKGSAAEKQRIVSSWEDLEIVDRLSLFQLKSTDWRLRSQGFCRLEEALKSSDNLAKVQPYLESLLRTLLSSERNHDVIDDRVRMLVNLVSRLPLENLEDRVGQIMTGLCRTGGAGSNTVAKALMQRLPTAAIVQRLLSDDFLHAKNSKFRENALQMVLFALMTFPSTYFDIKSLIGRATEAALDRKKRVRHAALDVLAVLGQISSPKLVLDVVCTAVGIRPEGNHLITAVKARLARKQLPFIGPDGSVEYALKVPSNRTNAVIMFGADVDWIEAGSGSASPTFDHRALTSGSRSKQYPSFQIENSSSEEMRPKPSFQVCDEIKQPIASSKVISSGWTSKIPVSYSDNFPSGAQPPSSNVPRAMMYGNGKSSRSYPELLDAANDRKYGGAGGGLRKPDFSLSGIPQFPLGGKPARHSTIAPSKLPEMDHQRMGVKIGKPSNPYEVRTPRMRGKLYSRNSDGFMSDTIASVNKQVHTDIRPSTDPVVEHEGLRQLKCGMRFYNPNLVGSGTNRQQITAHEQDQAADQRSNCTPCRYGGRHSRGNSANGGRATPRRTRFLEEDPQQPAEANPAGINQESYTIRRDEEYDSEQDEKSSNDSTSTRIISNSVFNFGSGHDRSRPPTTTASRPPSGAGSLKSLSSGNLRSQQYAPEGRGSRSSNLLYGTGTAPIIKHHSTDNVSLRSTRCELDGISSNQVQYESDYDDDDQDEDYDHADQEQERRKASAGGTPKRYPTPSPLPLRGATACSTDNLPDADKSADEDYEEEEAFEEMVAPKSRAQSASMGNLAVAVRRDLDDDADGSEMLAEPPPPRRPAAVAPVAPRKILKKPFLERRSSKVAPAVKDVVSSVKAKNKLNEVLFEKSLRRFDKPRDALANCLTHLESPNWEQNISGLQFFVRLIRHHPEVIDTQIHLLSVALSKQVRNLRSQVARTACKAASEFFTTHRRCIEGEAEDIATHLLHRTADTNKFLRADATQALESMCENLSVARVVHIVAFKGATHQNAVVRTTAAKLLDKIVTQIGAEKVFGLPKETRDKLILTGGHLLLEGSLETRNYTKNMFKKLADHPHYSKVLLEVIPQRTYRNIEKALNSIRQMA; encoded by the exons ATGTTCTTTCGACGCGTGTTTTCGAAGAATGGGTCGAGTTCGTCGTCGAGTGCCGGTgaaggtgctggtggtggtgcgggtgccggccacgggcacgggcacggaatGTCGGTGAGCGTCCCGACCGAGTCCCCGGCCCGGTACCGTCGGGCACTGAACGTGGAGAACAACCACCGGGTGCTGTCGGTGCTGCAGTTGACCCCGCTTTGGGAGTACATTATCCGCAACAACGAGCTTCCGGTGGGCCTCAACATGAACGAGCTGTTCCGGGAGTTCCTGGAGCGACTGCACGACCCCGAGTTCCAGGTACGCCAGCACGCGCTTCGCGTCCTGATCGACGTGATCATCGTGCTGCGCGATGAAACGGACGTGTACTTTGGGCCGCTCCTGCCACCGATCATCGACAATCTGGGCCACCCGTCACCGGCCGTCCGGAAGGGGGCGCTGGACGTGCTGAAGGTGTACATCGCTCAGACGAAGCTCCCCGAGACGGTCATGCTGGAGATCATGAACTACGGGATGGACCGCAATCCGAAGGATCCGCTCGCCAGCCGGTACATCGTCGGCGTGATGCTGGCCCTGCCGTCGCTCATCCAGCCGGCCATCCTGACGGCAAAACGCACGTTCATCCTGCGCGCCGTCATCAACGCACTTGGCGGCAAGATGGTGCAGATCACGTACCAGGAGATTGCGCTCAAGATCCTTCTGAAGATCAAGAacgcgatcggatcgcgcgAGTTCTACGAGTGCATCTCCGTGGCGTACCGACGTGACTTTGACCTACTCTGCAACGTGTACGGCCTACCGAATCCACCCAAAAGCCCCCGGCGGGACGTAACGGCGGGAGTGCCGGATAGTGGCGGCCGGGAACTGGCCGCGGGTGGCAAAAGTTGGAAACCGCACCAGGTTCCGCTGTCCCCGAAAGCACAACGCTGGAAGTCCGGCAGCCAGGGAGACCTTCCGCGGGCCACCGGGTACGATCCGGCGAGGACACACGCGGACTACGCCCTGACCAGGAGCCCCAGCGGACAGGCGCTGCTGAGGCGCGTCAGCTTGGACCAGCTCGACGACTCGTCGAAGGTGATCCTGGAGACGGAGATTAAAATCAACAAGGAGTCGGTCACGATGCGCATCCTGGAGGCGGGTCGGGGGGACGGAACGACGGGGCCGGGAGGCCACTCGAGCGAGGAGAGTGACGAAGACAACGTCACGGGCAGCAAGCGGTTCGGGGTGGTCCGAGTGCTGACCGACAGCGAGCTCGAGGACAGTGTGACGGTGAAGTCGATCGCGGCCGCGGGAAccccgtcgtcctcgtcgtacTACCAGCCACAGGACCCGCTGTCGGCCTCCACCGACACGGACTACGTACGGCGGACGCCACGCCGGGTGCGCTTCGGTGGGGAGATCGTGAAAATGCGAACCCCGGACAGTGACACGTTCGATCAGAGCGATCAGGACCCGGGGTCGTCGATGGGCGGCTCACAATCGTCCACCAACAGCTCGAGCTTCCTCACCGCAAACCTCCCCTCGGAGAGCATCTCTTCTCCGGCACGGTCCACGTCTTCGATGCCTTCCCGGTCTTCCCTCAAATCCGCCTCGTCCGCTACGGACCgcagtgccggtgccggagcccTGATGCGAAGGCAGTTCTCGCAGTCGGCCGACACGGAACGGTCGAGTGCCTCGATGGGCGCGATGACCTTCGAAAACGACACATCCTACGTGAGTTCCATACTCACGGCGGACGGTGGAACGTCCACCACCGAGCCGCCCGATaccggacgacggacggaaccggaaatgggaaaCGAGCATTCGGCACCAGCAAGTCGACCCAAATCATCCCTGGCCAGCCGGCCCAAGTCTGCCAGAACTCCGCCACCACATCCGGACCCGACCCCGGCTCCGGAAACGCCCGACAATCAGAGCCATCAGGTGAGCGAACCACCAGAACCACCGGCAACGGCCAACTCCGTGCTGGCCGATAAGATCGAGGAGGTCAAGCAGGCCATCCAGGGCATCGAGGATAAGATTAACAATGTGGTGTGCCTGAAAAAGGCGGACTCGGCCGACGCGGCCCAGCAGCCGGTGGCTGCGCCCAGGACCCCGAAGCTGGAACCGACGCTATCCCTGGAGGTGTTGCTGAAAAcgaccgacccaccgacgGACAATGCCGACAACTTCGAGCTGAGTCCCTCGCAgacggacccggaccggaaggatTACACCAAGGAACTCAACATTGACATCCCGAGCGAGGAGAAGCTTCAGAACACACCGCCACCCGCCAAGACGGAcccaccgacgacgccgcccAGACTggccgtccggtccgggattCCCCGGCTACACACGATGCCGTCACCGAAAACGATGCGCAAAGCACAGGAAGGTGCCACGGCGACGCCCAAGTTGCTAACCCCGGACGAGCCACGGGGTCGCTCTCGACTCCGGACCCGCTCGGCCACATCCACGGCCCTCAAGCCACCGCGCAGCGTCTACATCAGTCCGTCCTCGCTCAGCCCAGCCCCTCACAGTGGCATCGAGATTATGCACAACCTGCTCCGAAGCCCGTCCACCTCGCCGCACCGGACACGCCGGAAGAGCTCCGGCGGTGGCAAGTCGATCGATGCGCTCACGCTGAgtgataacaacaacaaccagctCGCCCTCGAACTTGGCCCCGAAGGTCGGAACGACAAGTGCATCAGCGTGAACGAGGATGACATTTTCGATGTCTTCGGCAAAACCATTGCGACGCAAACGTCCGATGCCGATGAGCTGCCGCCGACCTTCGTGCCCTTTAGCCGGGCCCCGTCCTGGATGACGCTGAAGGCGGACGGGACTGGAGGAACCACGGAATCGCTGGACGTCCGCAACGGCAACCTAGGAAGCCCGGCCAGGAATGTGTCGTCGCCAAAGGGTTCCGCTGCCGAAAAGCAGCGGATCGTCAGTTCCTGGGAGGATCTGGAGATCGTCGACCGACTGTCGCTGTTTCAGCTGAAAAGTACC GACTGGCGATTGCGGTCCCAAGGTTTCTGTCGGCTCGAGGAAGCTCTTAAATCTTCGGATAATCTAGCGAAAGTGCAACCATACCTGGAGTCGCTGCTTCGGACGCTGTTATCATCGGAACGGAATCACGATGTCATTGACGATAGGGTACGAATGCTGGTCAACCTGGTGTCACGGCTCCCGCTGGAGAACCTGGAGGATCGCGTAGGACAAATCATGACGGGCCTGTGCCGGACGGGTGGCGCCGGTAGCAATACCGTGGCCAAAGCGCTGATGCAACGGCTACCGACGGCCGCCATCGTGCAGCGGTTACTATCGGACGACTTCCTGCATGCCAAAAACTCCAAG TTCCGCGAAAATGCATTGCAAATGGTGCTGTTTGCTCTAATGACATTTCCCAGTACGTACTTTGACATCAAAAGCCTCATCGGCCGGGCCACCGAAGCGGCGTTGGACAGGAAGAAGCGCGTTCGACAT GCTGCCTTGGATGTGTTGGCCGTGCTGGGACAAATTAGCTCGCCTAAATTGGTCCTAGACGTTGTCTGCACCGCGGTCGGCATTCGCCCGGAAGGTAACCATCTGATCACGGCTGTCAAGGCAAGGCTGGCCCGGAAACAGCTTCCCTTTATCGGCCCGGACGGCAGCGTCGAATACGCCCTGAAGGTGCCGTCCAATCGGACAAACGCGGTCATCATGTTCGGTGCGGACGTGGACTGGATAGAGGCCGGCAGTGGGTCCGCTTCGCCGACCTTCGACCACCGGGCCCTTACGTCCGGTAGCAGGAGCAAGCAGTATCCTAGCTTTCAAATCGAAAACAGTTCCTCGGAAGAAATGAGGCC GAAACCTAGCTTTCAAGTGTGCGATGAGATCAAGCAACCGATTGCGTCTTCGAAGGTGATCAGTTCCGGGTGGACGTCCAAAATACCGGTTTCATACTCG GACAATTTCCCCAGTGGGGCGCAGCCACCATCATCCAATG TTCCTCGTGCAATGATGTACGGCAACGGCAAATCTTCCCGCTCGTATCCGGAACTTCTCGATGCAGCGAACGATCGAAAGTACGGTGGCGCGGGCGGTGGACTCCGAAAGCCGGATTTTAGTCTATCCGGCATACCGCAATTTCCCCTGGGCGGAAAACCGGCTCGACACTCGACCATCGCACCATCAAA ACTTCCTGAAATGGACCACCAAAGGATGGGTGTTAAAATCGGCAAACCCAGCAACCCGTACGAAGTGAGGACACCGCGAATGCGCGGCAAGCTGTACTCTCGCAATAGTGACGGCTTCATGAGCGACACTATCG CCAGCGTTAATAAGCAAGTCCACACCGACATTCGTCCTTCGACCGATCCGGTAGTCGAACACGAAGGCTTACGTCAGTTAAAGTGCGGCATGCGGTTCTACAACCCAAATTTGGTGGGAAG CGGCACAAACAGACAACAAATCACGGCGCATGAGCAGGACCAGGCGGCAGACCAGCGGTCCAATTGTACGCCGTGTAGGTACGGCGGCCGACACAGCCGAGGCAACAGTGCGAACGGTGGAAGGGCTACGCCACGCCGCACACGCTTCCTGGAGGAGGACCCCCAGCAACCGGCGGAGGCCAATCCGGCGGGCATCAATCAGGAGAGCTACACCATTCGGCGGGACGAAGAGTACGACAGCGAGCAGGACGAAAAGTCAAGCAACGATTCGACCTCCACGAGGATCATTTCGAACAGTGTGTTCAATTTCGGTTCCGGCCACGATCGCAGTcgaccaccgacgaccacCGCCTCGAGACCaccgtccggtgccggttcgcTGAAGTCGCTCAGCTCGGGAAACCTTCGGAGCCAGCAGTACGCACCGGAAGGGCGCGGATCACGTTCCAGCAACCTTTTGTACGGTACGGGCACCGCGCCGATCATCAAACACCATTCCACGGACAATGTGTCACTCAGATCGACCCGATGCGAACTGGACGGCATCAGCTCGAACCAGGTACAGTACGAGtccgactacgacgacgacgaccaggacGAGGACTACGACCACGCTGACCAGGAGCAGGAGCGTAGGAAAGCCAGCGCCGGTGGCACTCCGAAGCGCTACCCAACGCCCAGCCCACTGCCTTTGCGGGGGGCCACCGCCTGCTCCACCGACAATCTGCCGGACGCCGACAAGAGTGCGGACGAAGACTACGAAGAGGAGGAAGCGTTTGAAGAAATGGTCGCCCCGAAGAGCCGCGCCCAATCGGCTAGTATGGGAAACTTGGCCGTGGCGGTTCGTCGCGACCTGGATGACGACGCTGACGGGAGCGAAATGCTTgcggagccaccaccaccacgcagacctgcggcggtggcgccggtggcaCCGAGGAAAATCCTTAAAAAACCGTTCCTCGAGCGTCGCAGCAGCAAGGTGGCCCCGGCGGTCAAGGACGTGGTGTCGAgcgtgaaagcgaaaaacaaactgaaCGAGGTGCTGTTCGAGAAATCGCTTCGTCGGTTCGATAAACCGAGGGACGCGCTCGCCAACTGCCTGACGCACCTCGAGAGCCCGAACTGGGAACAGAACATCAGCGGGTTGCAGTTCTTCGTGCGGCTCATCCGGCACCATCCGGAAGTGATCGACACTCAGATTCACCTGCTATCGGTGGCACTGTCCAAACAGGTGCGCAACCTGCGCTCGCAAGTGGCCCGCACCGCGTGCAAAGCCGCGTCCGAATTCTTCACCACCCATCGGCGCTGCATCGAGGGGGAAGCGGAGGATATTGCTACGCATTTGCTGCACCGGACGGCGGACACGAACAAGTTCCTGCGGGCCGACGCAACGCAGGCGCTCGAGTCGATGTGCGAGAACTTGTCCGTGGCCAGAGTGGTGCACATCGTGGCGTTCAAGGGTGCCACGCACCAGAACGCGGTCGtgcggacgacggcggccaagcTGCTCGATAAGATTGTGACGCAAATTGGGGCCGAAAAAGTGTTCGGGCTGCCGAAGGAAACGCGCGACAAGCTGATACTGACTGGGGGTCACTTGCTGCTGGAGGGTTCGCTCGAGACGCGGAACTACACGAAGAACATGTTCAAGAAGCTGGCGGACCACCCGCACTACAGCAAAGTATTATTGGAGGTGATACCGCAGCGGACGTATCGGAACATAGAGAAAGCACTCAACAGCATCCGGCAAATGGCCTAA
- the LOC128272818 gene encoding COX assembly mitochondrial protein homolog, whose translation MVHAYGNEQQQQQVPAVPLGSNKGGPHGLGDPEDRRLRKVELEVLIPKIMRERAKTEKCTPEVQAFEACCKDAGLFMVAKCQPANDALKACTLRWYSDEQFKRECTEIYLEERREFRITGVPKKFRNAT comes from the exons ATGGTTCACGCCTACGGcaacgaacagcagcagcagcaagtccCAGCGGTTCCACTGGGATCCAACAAAGGGGGACCGCACGGACTTG GCGATCCCGAAGACCGGCGACTCCGGAAGGTGGAGCTCGAGGTGCTGATTCCGAAGATTATGCGCGAACGGGCCAAAACGGAAAAGTGCACGCCCGAGGTGCAGGCATTCGAAGCATGCTGCAAAGATGCGGGCCTGTTCATGGTGGCCAAATGTCAGCCGGCGAACGATGCGCTGAAGGCCTGCACCCTCCGATGGTACAGCGACGAGCAGTTCAAGCGGGAGTGCACCGAAATCTATCTGGAGGAGCGTCGAGAGTTCCGTATAACGGGAGTGCCGAAAAAATTCCGAAACGCCACTTAG